A genomic segment from Branchiostoma floridae strain S238N-H82 chromosome 7, Bfl_VNyyK, whole genome shotgun sequence encodes:
- the LOC118419369 gene encoding uncharacterized protein LOC118419369, producing the protein MAKVDIDQSKELQGLLNVYGVDLERTSEYDIKDAESSQGFAEKARSIAEEKLCPRYEGVDSRRRQRFAEVLNQLNQPMADWEELGTGDGDGGRLAQEWRHGRQPLELNSQSLAAKKTMPSVYVGNLPLSVTKKDQSRTKEVKTSVNNPFMLAAP; encoded by the exons CCAAGGTGgacatagaccagtccaaagaGCTGCAGGGACTGCTGAATGTGTACGGAGTTGACCTTGAGAGAACCAGTGAGTATGACATCAAGGATGCAGAGTCATCACAGGGGTTTGCAGAGAAGGCAAGGTCGATTGCAGAAGAAAAG CTGTGCCCCAGGTATGAAGGTGTAGACAGCAGGAGAAGACAGAGGTTTGCAGAGGTGTTAAATCAGCTGAACCAGCCAATGGCAGACTGGGAAGAGTTAGGCACTGGAGATG GTGATGGGGGAAGACTAGCACAGGAGTGGAGACATGGGAGACAGCCACTGGAGCTGAACAGCCAatccctggctgccaagaaaaCCATGCCTTCTGTGTACGTGGGGAACTTACCGCTATCTGTCACCAAG AAAGATCAAAGCAGGACAAAAGAGGTGAAGACATCAGTAAACAATCCATTTATGTTAGCTGCACCGTGA